TGCTTTAAAAAAATATGAAGCAATGAAAAAACAAGTTTCTGATATTCCCAGAAGGTATGAAGAGGGTGAAGGTTTTAAAATTCTAGGAAAGAAATTGTACTTAAAAGTTATAGAGGGGAATACATCATCAGTAACTTCAGATAATGATTTTATTTACCTTACGGTAAAGGATAAGTACAATATAAGAAGCAAAGAAATTTTGATAAATAAATGGCTTAAGGAAATGCAAACAAATATTTTTCATCAGATTTCCAAAGAAGTCCATAAAAAATTTGAAAAGTATGGAGTAAAATACCCCCTTATTAAAATAAGGAAGATGAAATCAAGATGGGGATCCTGTCACTCACAGAGGGGAATCATTACTTTAAACAGTAAATTGGTAGAAGCACCAAGAACTTGTATAGAGTATGTTGTGATGCATGAGTTTGCACATTTTATACACCCAAATCATTCAAAAAACTTTTATGATTTTCTTACAGCCCTAATGCCGGATTGGAAAGAAAGAAAAAAGGAAATTGATAAGATAATCTAATAAGGTATTTTTCGTATACTAAATTTTACAAAAAGGATTAAGGAATGCCTCTGGCAAATTCCTTAATCCTTATTTTTTTATTAAGCTTTTTTAGTTATATAATTTTATATATTTAAATCCATAAATTTAAAAACAGGTATAGGTAGTTATATACATGTAGTATTGATAGCTTTTCCTCATTTTTAGTAAGAAGCTAACATACATTTATGATATAGATTTTTGCAAGTTTAATCCCATATATAAAGTACATAAAAGTAATATATTAAATTTAATCTATTACAAAAAAATATTTTTAGCAAAAAAATCAAATTTAGTACTTGACAAATATGAAATAAACCTATATTATAATAATAGGAATCATTACTATTATTAATATTCCAATACAAACATGTATTAACTTTATTAACATAAAATTAAAATATATTTTAGGAGGTATTTATTATGTCATTAGTTGGAACCGAAGTAAAACCTTTTAAGGCACATGCATATCATAATGGAAAGTTTATTCAGGTAACAGAAGAAGATTTTAAAGGTAAGTGGAGCGTTGTTTGCTTCTATCCTGCAGATTTTACTTTTGTATGTCCTACTGAGTTAGAAGATTTGCAGAACAATTACGAGACATTAAAGAGTATGGGAGTGGAAGTATACTCTGTTTCCACAGATACACACTTTACCCATAAGGCATGGCATGACACTTCTGAAACAATTGGTAAGATAACCTATATTATGATTGGAGATCCTTCTCATACCTTAAGCCGTAACTTTGATGTTCTAATTGAAGAAGAAGGCCAAGCTGATCGTGGTACCTTTATAATCGATCCAGACGGCATAATTCAGTCAGTAGAAATCAATGCCGGCAATATTGGTAGAGATGCAGATGTTTTAGTTAGCAAAATTAAAGCGGCACAGTATGTTAGAAATAATCCCAATGAAGTATGCCCTGCCAAATGGAAAGAGGGTTCAGAAACATTAAAGCCTAGCCTTGATTTAGTAGGCAAGATTTAAGGAGCGAATATATGATATTAGATACAGAAATTAAAAATCAACTGGCGGAGTATCTGAAGCTGTTAGAGGGCGACGTTTTAATTAAAGTCAGTGTAGGAGACGATTCTGTATCCAAGGATATTATTTCTCTGGTAGAGGAGCTTGCTTTACTGTCACCTAAGATTAAGACAGAAGAAGCAAAGCTTCCTCGTACACCTAGCTTTAGTATAAACCGTACTGATAAGGATATGGGTATTACCTTTGCCGGTCTTCCCTTAGGCCATGAATTTACTTCTTTAGTATTGGCACTTCTACAAGTTAGCGGAAGACCTCCAAAGGTAGAGGAACATGTGGCCAAGCAGGTTAAGAAGCTGAAGGGTGAATTTCATTTTGAGACCTATATCAGTTTAAGCTGCCATAATTGTCCGGAAGTCGTTCAAGCCCTAAATATTATGAGTGTTCTAAATCCTAATGTTACCCATACTATGATAGACGGAGCTGCCTTTAAGGATGAGGTAGAAAGCAAGGATATTATGGCTGTGCCTGCCATATACCTAAATGGTGAGTTCTTTGGGGGAGGACGTATGACTTTAGAAGAAATTCTAGCAAAGCTAGACGTCACCCCTGATGCCTCTTTGTTTGAAGATAAAGAACCCTTTGATGTTTTGGTTATCGGAGGCGGTCCTGCGGGAGCCAGTGCAGCCATATATGCAGCTAGAAAGGGAATAAGAACTGGTATAGTTGCCCAGCGGTTTGGTGGACAGGTAAGGGACACCATGGCTATAGAGAATTTTATCAGTGTTAAGCAAACAGAGGGTCCTAAGCTGGCAGCAGCTCTAGAAGATCATGTCAGAGAGTATGATGTAGATATAATGTGCCCCCAAAGGGTAAAAAGCATCGAAAAGAAAGATATCTTCTTAATTGAGTTGGAAAATGGAGCCATTCTAAAAAGTAAAACCGTAATTATTGCTACCGGAGCCCGTTGGAGAAATGTAAATGTTCCAGGGGAGGCTGAATTTAAGAATAAAGGTGTGGCCTATTGTCCTCACTGTGACGGTCCTTTGTATAAAGGAAAAAGGGTAGCAGTTATAGGTGGAGGCAATTCAGGTATAGAGGCCGCCATAGACCTAGCCGGAGTGGTAGATCATGTTACGGTAATGGAATTTATGCCGGAGCTAAAAGCTGATTTGGTTTTACAAGAGCGGTTATATAGTCTGCCTAATGTAACAGTATTAAAAAATGTCCAGACTAAAGAAATTACCGGGGACAGCAAGGTTAATGGTATAACTTATGTGGAAAGGGATACCGGTATAGAAAAGCATATAGACCTTGAAGGTGTCTTTGTTCAAATAGGTCTTGTACCTAATACAGAGTGGCTGGAAGATTTCCTTGAAAGAAATCCTATGGGTGAAATACCTGTAGATAAATATAACGCCACTAAAATTCCCGGATTGTTTGCTGCAGGAGACTGCACCGACAGCCCTAACAAACAGATAATAATATCTATGGGATCCGGAGCAAATGCAGCTTTAGGGGCATTTGACTATTTGATTAGAAATTAGATAAATAATAGTAGGCATATTAGTTATATATTAATGGGGGGTCACAATTAATTTGTGATTCCTCATTTTTATTCCTGAAGATAAAAAGATAATTTATTAGCAGTTAAGTTATTAGCAAATTGAGTCTAAGAAGCATTTCATAGTGCAGATAAAATAAATAAAGTGTTTCACCTTATTTATATTGACATCTAAATACAATAACTATATAATAAATATGAACACATGAGCAACTATTCACATATTATATAGTACATAGTCAAAGTGGGGTGAAATAATGTCTAGAAAACAAACTTTAGCAGATAGATGTGATTGTGAAGTAATTCATGAGGATATTGTAAATCAGGTTAGAGAAAAGATGCCACAGGAAGAGACACTATATGAGCTGGCAGATTTCTTTAAAGTATTTGGGGATTCTACCAGAATCAGAATATTATGGGCCCTAGACGAAGCTGAAATGTGTGTTTGTGATATTGCTGCCTTGCTTAATATGACACAATCAGCTATATCTCATCAACTAAGGGTTTTAAAGCAAGCAAAATTAGTTAGAAACAGAAAAGAAGGTAAAGTAGTATATTATTCATTAGATGATGAACATGTAAGGTTGATTTTAGATCAAGGATTAACTCATATAAAAGAAGTATAATTAAATTTTTATCAGTATATTTTTTGATCTAATACATGAATACTTGTTCAAGTGTTCATTATTATATGTATTTTTAAATTTTACTTATATATGTAAATTTAAAAAATGATTTTTAGCATTTAAAAGATTGGAGGATATATTTTATGAAAAAGAAATTTATTTTAGAGGGATTAGGTTGTGCAAATTGTGCTGCTAAGATGGAAGTGGCAATTAATAAAATAAAGGGAGTAGAAAAAGCCACAGTAAATTTTATGACACAAAGGTTGATTATCGAAGGAGTCGATGAGTTAATGGCTGAAATAATTGAAGAGGCGGAGAAAATAGTTAAAAAAATAGAGCCTGATACAAAAATGAAGAAGGCATAAGGATGTGATTATATGAAGAAAAGTCTTGTAAGGATTATATCCGGTGCAGTATTACTTGTGGTTGCCGTAATTATAAATATGATATATCAGGGCTGGCCTAGTCTTGTTTTATATCTTATAAGCTATATCCTTGTAGGTGGAGATATTATTCTTAAGGCTATTAGAAATATAATCAGGGGTAAGGTTTTTGATGAAAATTTTCTAATGGCTATTGCTACCATAGGAGCCATAATTATTAGTGAATATACTGAAGGAATTGCAGTAATGCTCCTGTACCAGATTGGGGAATTGTTCCAAGGTTACGCTGTAGATAAATCAAGAAGGTCCATTGCTGATTTGATGGATATTCGCCCGGACTATGCCAATGTAAAAAAACAAGATGAATTAATTAAAGTAGATCCTGATGAAGTGAAGCTAGGGGATATAATTGTTATAAAAGCAGGTGAGCGTATTCCTCTTGATGCTAGGGTAATAGAAGGAAGATCCCTTTTGGATACTTCTGCTTTAACAGGAGAATCCCTGCCCCGTGAAGTAGAAGTAGGTGATGAGATATTAAGTGGCTGCATTAATATAAATGGTTTGCTTACAGCTGAGGTTATCAAGGAATATGAAGAATCTACAGTTAGCAAAATTTTAGATTTAGTTGAAAATGCCAGTAGCAGAAAGTCTAAGTCAGAACAGTTTATCACAAGGTTTGCCAGATATTATACCCCTGTTGTTGTTATCCTTGCACTTATGCTAGGGCTTATACCACCGCTTTTTATAAAAGGGGAAGCATTTAGGGAGTGGTCTTACAGGGCCTTATCCTTTCTAGTGGTATCATGCCCCTGTGCCTTGGTTATATCCATTCCATTAACTTTCTTTAGCGGAATAGGGGGAGCTTCTAAAAAAGGAATTCTTATTAAGGGCAGTAACTATTTTGAGGCTTTGGCTAATACTGAGATAATAGCCTTTGATAAAACCGGTACTCTTACAAAGGGGGTATTTGATGTCCAGGAGATTGTTCCGGAAGGGATATCCAAAGACGAACTTTTAGAATTAGCTGCCTATGCAGAAAGCTTCTCCAATCATCCCATATCAGAATCTATTAAGAAAGCTTATGGGAAAGAAATTAATCAAGCGGAAATTTCTAATGTGGAAGAGATTGCAGGCCATGGCATTGAAGTTGAAATCAGAGGAAAGAAAGTTATTGCTGGTAATGCAAGACTTATGAAACTTAAGAATATAGCATACCATGATAAAGAATTAGTTGGCACGGTTGTCCATGTTGCCCTAGAGGGAAAGTATGTCGGATATATACTTATTGCCGATGAAATTAAGAAAGATACTAAAGAGGCCATAAAGGAGATAAGGGCTTTAGATATAAAGAAAACTGTAATGTTAACAGGAGATAATGAGGCAGTAGGTAAAAAGGTAGGTAAGTACCTAGGACTTAATCAGGTATTTACTGAATTATTACCGGGAGATAAGCTTAATAAGCTAGAGGAGCTCCTTACAGAAAAGTCCCATAAGGGGAGATTAGCTTATGTGGGAGACGGCATTAATGATGCACCGGTTCTTGCTAGGGCAGACGTAGGAATCGCCATGGGAGGTCTGGGTTCCGATGCAGCAATTGAGGCAGCAGATGTGATTATTATGACCGATGAACCATCGAAAATTCCACTAGCTATTAGAATATCAAAGAAGATAATAGGGATTGCCAATCAAAATATTATATTTGCAATCAGTGTTAAAATACTAATTCTTATTTTAAGTGCTCTGGGTATTACAAATTTGTGGGTGGCCATATTTGGAGACGTAGGAGTTACAATATTAGCAATATTAAATTCCTTTAGAACCATGAGATTTGGAAAGTAGCGGTTGATTTGATACTGTATTATAATGTAAAATATCAAGTATAATTACATTATAAAAAGGAGAAATGGACTTAGGGTCTATTAAATTTAATATGATTGAAAAGGAATTGAAGATTTTATTAACTGAAGATCAGTATAAGCTTATAAAAGAAAGGTTTAACTGGAGTGAAGATATATCCCAGATTAACTTTTATTATGGTGGGAATTCAGATAGCATAAAGGATAATAGGGCTACCGTTAGAATTAGAGGACTAAGTAGCGGTATGATGTTACAAGTTAAAATGCCGGTTTCAGTAGAGGGAGCTGTTCATGTAAAAAAAGAGTTTGAAAAAGAATGTAATATTGTACCTTATAAAATTGATGGCAGTACTTTATGTAAGTTATGCTCGGTTAATGATTTCCCTGATGTTTATTTACTGGGACATCTTTATACAGAACGGCTTGTATCTTATTATGAAGATAATAATATTATATTTTTAGATAAGAGTGTATACTTGGGCAAGACAGATTATGAGTTGGAAATTGAATTTAATGATACTCTTAACACACAGCTATTAAGCATATTGGAAGGATTGGGACTGACCACCAATAATAAAGTCAAAGGAAAGTTTGGTAGGTTTATGGAAAGATATAAGGGGATAAATTCAATTTTAGATAATTGATAATGAAGAACAAAAGCCATAATTTCATTCTTATATTACAGATATTATTAATGTAATATAAGAATGAAGCTTATGGCTTTCTTTTATAAGTCTATACTTCTATCCATTAATCTTCCTTTTTCATAGGATAAACCTTAGCTATAGGAACAGTGAACATAAAGCCTATGCCGGTTCCTGAAATATCAGCAACAACTTCTTGAACTACACCGACGGCTTTTTCAACCATATCTTCATTTTCAAGTACTGTGAATATAGTTTTGCTGTAAGGGTGGGCATCCCCAAGCAGCATACTTAAGGCGCTAAACAAAGGAATATCTTTGTTATTGCTGTTGGCAATAGCACTTCCCATACCCTGGCTGTCCAAAATTGTTGCACCACTGATTTTATTTTCTACAAAGCCGGTGAGAATGTCTTCCATATAATCGATTTCATTTAAAACAACAAATAGAGCATACATTGTTAATCCTCCTTATGGGAATAATATTTTTAGCCGTCTAATTGGGAATTAGAAGCTGTTACTTTAGGTTTATTTTTCAATTTATCGCTCTTACCGGATCCATTAATCTCCCCGGCTTTTTGTATAGCTAACTTGGCAAATATAGGCCCGGTTACTTCATAAATCAGTACACTAAACATAATAATTGTACTAATTTCAGCGGAAAATTGAGGCAGTTGACTCCGTACAAGTACCAAGAGTCCTATAGATATACCACCCTGAGGAAGCAGTGCATAACCGAGATTTTTTGTAACCGTGGGATTTGCTTTAACAGATTTTGCACCTAGCCAAGCTCCCAATATTTTTCCCGATGCTCTGGCAATTACATAGGCAATCCCAAGCATTCCAACTTGAAGTAAAATACTTAAATCTAAACTGGCACCTGCCAATGTAAAGAAGAGA
This genomic interval from Herbinix luporum contains the following:
- a CDS encoding cation transporter; its protein translation is MKKKFILEGLGCANCAAKMEVAINKIKGVEKATVNFMTQRLIIEGVDELMAEIIEEAEKIVKKIEPDTKMKKA
- a CDS encoding M48 family metallopeptidase; the encoded protein is MKYPSETREVQCRQGKVGYMLTRKPVKNINIRIKPDGRVLVSASNRVPIDYIDKLIKEKEEFIFRALKKYEAMKKQVSDIPRRYEEGEGFKILGKKLYLKVIEGNTSSVTSDNDFIYLTVKDKYNIRSKEILINKWLKEMQTNIFHQISKEVHKKFEKYGVKYPLIKIRKMKSRWGSCHSQRGIITLNSKLVEAPRTCIEYVVMHEFAHFIHPNHSKNFYDFLTALMPDWKERKKEIDKII
- a CDS encoding CYTH domain-containing protein, translated to MDLGSIKFNMIEKELKILLTEDQYKLIKERFNWSEDISQINFYYGGNSDSIKDNRATVRIRGLSSGMMLQVKMPVSVEGAVHVKKEFEKECNIVPYKIDGSTLCKLCSVNDFPDVYLLGHLYTERLVSYYEDNNIIFLDKSVYLGKTDYELEIEFNDTLNTQLLSILEGLGLTTNNKVKGKFGRFMERYKGINSILDN
- a CDS encoding ArsR/SmtB family transcription factor, which encodes MSRKQTLADRCDCEVIHEDIVNQVREKMPQEETLYELADFFKVFGDSTRIRILWALDEAEMCVCDIAALLNMTQSAISHQLRVLKQAKLVRNRKEGKVVYYSLDDEHVRLILDQGLTHIKEV
- the ahpF gene encoding alkyl hydroperoxide reductase subunit F; this encodes MILDTEIKNQLAEYLKLLEGDVLIKVSVGDDSVSKDIISLVEELALLSPKIKTEEAKLPRTPSFSINRTDKDMGITFAGLPLGHEFTSLVLALLQVSGRPPKVEEHVAKQVKKLKGEFHFETYISLSCHNCPEVVQALNIMSVLNPNVTHTMIDGAAFKDEVESKDIMAVPAIYLNGEFFGGGRMTLEEILAKLDVTPDASLFEDKEPFDVLVIGGGPAGASAAIYAARKGIRTGIVAQRFGGQVRDTMAIENFISVKQTEGPKLAAALEDHVREYDVDIMCPQRVKSIEKKDIFLIELENGAILKSKTVIIATGARWRNVNVPGEAEFKNKGVAYCPHCDGPLYKGKRVAVIGGGNSGIEAAIDLAGVVDHVTVMEFMPELKADLVLQERLYSLPNVTVLKNVQTKEITGDSKVNGITYVERDTGIEKHIDLEGVFVQIGLVPNTEWLEDFLERNPMGEIPVDKYNATKIPGLFAAGDCTDSPNKQIIISMGSGANAALGAFDYLIRN
- a CDS encoding heavy metal translocating P-type ATPase; amino-acid sequence: MKKSLVRIISGAVLLVVAVIINMIYQGWPSLVLYLISYILVGGDIILKAIRNIIRGKVFDENFLMAIATIGAIIISEYTEGIAVMLLYQIGELFQGYAVDKSRRSIADLMDIRPDYANVKKQDELIKVDPDEVKLGDIIVIKAGERIPLDARVIEGRSLLDTSALTGESLPREVEVGDEILSGCININGLLTAEVIKEYEESTVSKILDLVENASSRKSKSEQFITRFARYYTPVVVILALMLGLIPPLFIKGEAFREWSYRALSFLVVSCPCALVISIPLTFFSGIGGASKKGILIKGSNYFEALANTEIIAFDKTGTLTKGVFDVQEIVPEGISKDELLELAAYAESFSNHPISESIKKAYGKEINQAEISNVEEIAGHGIEVEIRGKKVIAGNARLMKLKNIAYHDKELVGTVVHVALEGKYVGYILIADEIKKDTKEAIKEIRALDIKKTVMLTGDNEAVGKKVGKYLGLNQVFTELLPGDKLNKLEELLTEKSHKGRLAYVGDGINDAPVLARADVGIAMGGLGSDAAIEAADVIIMTDEPSKIPLAIRISKKIIGIANQNIIFAISVKILILILSALGITNLWVAIFGDVGVTILAILNSFRTMRFGK
- the ahpC gene encoding alkyl hydroperoxide reductase subunit C, yielding MSLVGTEVKPFKAHAYHNGKFIQVTEEDFKGKWSVVCFYPADFTFVCPTELEDLQNNYETLKSMGVEVYSVSTDTHFTHKAWHDTSETIGKITYIMIGDPSHTLSRNFDVLIEEEGQADRGTFIIDPDGIIQSVEINAGNIGRDADVLVSKIKAAQYVRNNPNEVCPAKWKEGSETLKPSLDLVGKI